From Halanaerobium saccharolyticum subsp. saccharolyticum DSM 6643:
CCGCTTAAATTGACAAAACTGTCATGAGCTGCGATTCCAGCAGATTTATTTTTAGCAGCCACAAAATCTTTATCTGTTTCTAGATTAATATATTGTACAATAACTTTGTCAAAATTAGATTTAGTATTTAAACCAGTACCAACTGCCGTTCCACCAATTGGTAGCTTTTTTAAGTATTTTAGACTATCATTAATCATCTCAATTATATTGGTTAATTGAGCAGCAAAAGTTTCAAATTCTTGACCTAAAGTAATCGGAGTTGCATCCATAAGATGTGTGCGTCCTACCTTAACTAATTCTTTATATTGTTTCGATTTTTTCTCTAACTCATTTTTTAGATCAGCCAATATTGGAAGTAAAAAATCTTCCAACTTAATTACTGCAGCCAGAGCCATAGCAGTTGGAAAAGTGTCATTTGAAGATTGAGACATATTGACATCATCATTAGGATGTACTGGCTTTTTACTTCCTAATTTTTCTCCTGCCAGTTGTGAAACTTTATTTGCTAAAACTTCATTGACATTCATATTTGTTTGAGTTCCAGAACCTGTCTGCCAGAGAGAAATTGGGAAATGTTGATCAAGCTCTCCTTTGATAAGTTGATCAGCTGCTTCAAAAATATATTCGCATTTTTCTATATCTATTAATTCTAACTCATGATTCGCCAAAACAGCTGCTTTTTTTAAAATACCATAGGCCCTAATTATTTCAATTGGCATTTTTTCTTCACCAATTGGAAAGTTTTCTACTGCTCTGGCAGTTTGAGCACCATATAATTTATCAACTGGAACTTTAACTTCTCCAAGACTATCTTTTTCAATTCGGTAATCCATCTGACACCTCTTTTCTTAAAATTAATTTAACTTATATAACCTAATGATCTAGACATTTTTTTAGAGTATTGAACTACTAGTTCAGCCAATTCCTCCAATCTTTCTTTTGGCATTCTACTAATTGGAGCTGAAATACTGAAAGAAGCTACTACATCACCTCGATGATTGAAAATTGGGCCAGCTATACAACGAATATCTTTCTCTTGTTCCTCATCATCAACTGCATATCCTTGCTTTT
This genomic window contains:
- the fumC gene encoding class II fumarate hydratase, whose translation is MDYRIEKDSLGEVKVPVDKLYGAQTARAVENFPIGEEKMPIEIIRAYGILKKAAVLANHELELIDIEKCEYIFEAADQLIKGELDQHFPISLWQTGSGTQTNMNVNEVLANKVSQLAGEKLGSKKPVHPNDDVNMSQSSNDTFPTAMALAAVIKLEDFLLPILADLKNELEKKSKQYKELVKVGRTHLMDATPITLGQEFETFAAQLTNIIEMINDSLKYLKKLPIGGTAVGTGLNTKSNFDKVIVQYINLETDKDFVAAKNKSAGIAAHDSFVNLSGVLKTAASFLMKLANDTRWLSSGPRCGIGEIKIPKNEPGSSIMPGKVNPTQAEALFQASAQVMANDTAVNIGGGSGNFQLNVAKPLIIYNILQSIKLLGDSIASYNKRCLSGIEADRGQIAKYLESSLMLVTALNPVIGYDKSAEIAQKAFTEKMSLKEAAVELGYLTAKEFESYVDPKKMTEPNID